The nucleotide sequence TGCTACCTAAAAACAGGTCCCCAatcactcttaaaaaaaaaatctttatgatcCTACATCTATGAGACACTGTCCtatataatttcttcatttcataCCTGAACTATATACTCATTGCCTCCATTTACTCACCTTGAGTCACTTTTCAGCCCCTTGATACCTGCTTCTGATCCCACATCAATTGGAAGATGATTCTCCAAATTTCTGCAGCTTGGTGCTGAAggtcctgaagttaggaagacctgagttcaaatacaacctcagacactcaccagctatgttgaccctggaccagtcactttacctctgtctacctcagtttccctaattgTAAAAAGGGGGTCAAAATAGTACCTGTAGGGGTGTTGTGAGGCTCAAGTGAAGTATCTGTAAAGCAACTATCAcaataccttgcacatagtaggtgcctgaCAGATGCCTATTCCTTCTGTCCCACCTGCCCCTTTAATCCTATGAAAATCCATTAGCTTTCCCAACCCCAACCCCAGTCCTCATCCTACTTGACTTCTCAGCACCTTCTGACATTGTTAAATCATCCTTTCTCTCTTGGTTTCTCAAGACAAGGCTTTCTCCAAGCTCTCTTCCAACCTAACTgctcctcagttttctttttcagatcattCTTCTCTTGGCTTCTAAGTATGGATGTCCCCCACCAAAGTGTTTTGGAGCTTCTTTTCTTTAACTGGCTCTCTTACTGATCTTATTAGTCCTCATACATTTGACTATCATCTCTTTGCAAATGATTCCAAAACTTGTAAATCTAGCTTAATCATCTGAGTTCTAGTTTCAAATTGCTAACTAACTGCCAAGACATCTCTTTGGCATTTTaaaactcaacatatctaaaataaaattctttatctCCCCACCAAAACCCACTCTCCATTCAAACTTGCCAATTTCTGTTGAAAGCACCACTATCCTTCTAGTCTCACAGGTCTACAGCCTCAGAATCATCCTTGAcccatttcctctttctcaaCTGACAGATCCAGTAGACTGCTATGTTTATTCTACTAATACAAGCTTTCTCATacccatttctcttcctttctcccacaACCACCATTAGAGGTCAGACTCCCATCATCCCTTGCCTGAACACTTAAGAACAGCCTCTTAACTGCTCTCCCTGCTTCCAGTCTCTCTTTTctacaatccatcctccacttagctgccaagtTAATATTCTTAAAACAAAGATCTAAACATATAATTTCCTTGTTCAAAATTCATTTGTGATTGCTATTATCTTTAGAACGGAATGCAAATTCTGAGGCAGCTGAAGCCCAGTACAACATAACTCTAGTCTAGCTTTCCAGACTTATATATTCTAGGTTTCAAACTGGCTTGGTATCTGATTGCTGAGCTCAACACaccatctcctgcctccatatCTTTGCCCAGGCTAATTCCCTGTGTCTGGAATCCAATCCATCAGCACATGGGGCTGCTTTAGAGGTGGTTACATCTATTTCTTCCCAATTCCTCCCTTCCAAATTTTCCCTATAAAAAGTCAAAACGTCTTTTATCAGTGTCATCATCCTCCTATTCCAGGCTCCAAACTTCCACTGATAAATTGTCAGGGTTTCTTGTTTCTCTACCTTCATAAAATCTCTCATatatgttctcttctctccaattACACTGCCACCATCCTAGTAAAAGGTCTTATCACCCCACACCTGAATTACTGCAACAGCTTTCTATTGGTAAAGCAACAATCTTTTGGTTGTCTTTCCTGACTcaagcctctccccactccacACCATTTTCCACACAGCTACCTAcaagattttcctaaagcagagaTCTGGCTATGTCACTTCtattctcaataaactccagtaactCCTTATTTCCAGAGTTAATTATAATCCTGTGCTTGGCaattaaagcctttcataactgGTCCTCTTCTAACTTTCCAATCTCTCACCATACTTCCCTCTATGAACTTTAAAATTTTGTAACATCTTGCTTCTTGCTGTCCTTGATCTCCCGActgtgccttttcactggctCTCCCCCCAGAGCTCCAATGCTCTCCTTCTCACCtccacttcctggcttccctAAAGTGCTCAAAATCCACTTTCTTCAGGAGGCCTTTCTTGGTCCTCCATCCCCAACTACTAGTGCTTTCCTGCAGAGATTACCTTCCAGCTGTAGAcctcttgtttatacatagttgttaacatgttctttccctcattggaatgtaagtttcttcagaaccaggagaacagtgcaCATAATAACAGTAGTATTTTAtgaggatcaactgtgaatgacaactattctgggcaatccaatgatccaaggcaattccgaAGAACTTtagatgaaaaatactatccacctccaaagaaagaccTGATGGAGGTGGCAGCTTGGTAGCACAGAGTCCCAGgtcttgagttaggaagacctaggttcaaatctagcttcaaacatttcttagctgtggactctggacaagtcatttaacccctctggTCTTAGAATtcacactaagacagaaggtaaaggttaaaaaaaattgatctcCTAAAAGGCATACTTTTTaacttaactatttttttttggtctgattttttttggtaacatggctaatatgtaacatgttttgcatgactgcatgtgtataatccatatcaaattgttaaaaaaaaaaaaggaatataagctgtttgagggcaggggctgtgttCTTTGGTCTTTTAAAAGATAATCCCCagatcttagcacagtgtcctagtaagcacttaataaatccttgattGACTGACTACTACTACTCTGTTGGCCACCCCAATCTTCTGCTGACTATAATATGTTAACTCCCATTTAAATTCCATATTGGCTTTACAACACCCTTGACACCTAATTTTGTTTCCACTCTGATCCCTCTGTTCAAAATCCGTATCTAGCCTAGCTATCCAAAAGGCCCCAAAAGGAGGCAAGCCTCTAATCCCCCACGAACCTACCTCTTAAAGACTTCACACCTTTCCAAATATAATGAGAGAACCGCTGTTTCCTCTTAATCCAAACGATAAAAGGAAAAGGTTCACAGCACATGGCTGGCGTCAGCCGCCAAGGAGACGTTAATAACATCCTCAGCAAACCCCTCCTCGGAAATCCCAGAAGGCACAGGGAGGGGTTGAGGGCAGAGCCAATCACAAGCAAATGTTCAGTGCTCGTCCCTCCCCCACTTTATGATTGGGCAGCTTTCTTAGGCCACTAACCTCCGGCAGGCCGGTGGAAGGAAGGGCATCCACGCCGGCAAGATTTCTAGACCTGCGAGAACCAAGGTGGCGGGTAAGGGGACGCGTTGTTAAACGCCCTTCCGGAGAATCTGCTGGTGTTTCCAGCCCTCCAGTCGGGTGTCGCCGGCCATGGGCCCACGCGGGCGCCGGGCTGGGGCGGTCCAGAGTACGAACGACAGCAGCTCCCTGAGCAAGTGCTCCCTGGCAGCGCACGGCTACGTGCGCGATCCCTTCGCGGCGCTACTGGTCTCGGGCGCTCCGCGGCGTGCGCCACTCATCCACCGCGGCTACTACGTGCGCGCGCGAGCCGTGAGGCACTGTGTGCATGCCTTCCTGGAGCGCGCTACCTCAGAGGGTAGCGCACCGGACCGGCAGATTCTATCGCTGGGTGCAGGCTCTGACTCTCTGTATTTCCGTCTCAAAGTGGCTGGCCGCCTGGCCCAGGCCGCCATGTGGGAAGTGGACTTCCCAGACGTGGCTGAGCGTAAGGCGGCGAGGATCCGCGCCACGCCGGAGCTAGCTGCCTTAGCCGGACCACCCCTGAGCGCAGTTGAATCTGGTCCTGGTTCGGCGCTTCACTTCGCCAGTCAAGACTATCGCCTCCTAGGCTGCGATCTGCGCAACCTGCCGGCGCTGCGCGACGCCCTCGAGGCGACCGGGCTGGACACGGCGGCACCCACGCTACTGCTGGCCGAGGCCGTGCTCACCTACCTGGAGGCGAGTAATGCCGCCGCTCTGCTGGCGTGGGCCGCTGGCTACTTCGCGGACGCGCTCTTCGTGCTCTACGAACAGATAGGGCCCCACGACCCCTTCGGCCAGGTCATGCAGCTGCACTTCCAGCGGCTGAACTCGCCCTTGCACGGGTTGGACAGCTTCCCCGACGTGGCAGCCCAGCGGCGGCGCTTTCTCAACGCTGGTTGGCAGGCCTGCAGCGCCGTTGACATGAACGAGTTTTACCGCGGCTTTCTTTCTGCTGAGGAGCGCAGGCGCGTGGAGACACTTGAACCCTTTGACGAGTTTGAGGAGTGGCACTTGAAGTGCTCCCATTATTTCATCCTGGCTGCTTCCACTGTGGCCGCCGCTGGCTTGGCCCAGACCCTATTGCTTCCACCTGGGGAGGCGCTTCCTCGAGTGGAGCCAGCCCCTCCTGTTGGTGTCTTGTCCGCTAGAATATTAGAAGAGTATGAAGGCTTCGACTTGAAGCGATTTGGCCATGCCACAGTCCTTCTGGGTTCCAATGTTATCCTCAGCACTGGGGGCTTTGGGGAACAGGAGGGGCGACATTCAAGGATGAGTAAATGTCATATGTTGTTAAGGCCAAAGGGCTCTAGGTGGAATGCAAGTTCGGGCTGTGGGACTGGAACCCAATGGGATGGACGCCTCTTTCACACTATGACTTCCTTCTCTGAGACTCTAGTTCTTGTGCTGGGTGGGAGGCTGTCCCCAATGACACCAGCTTTGGGGATGTATTGGCTCAGCTGCCCCTACCCAGCAGGAAAGGATGCTGACAATCCGAAGGTGACAATCACAGAGGTTGGCCCAGAAGCAGAATTCCCCTCCCCACGGTGGCGACATTCAGCAGCCAAAGTCCTTTGCCAAAGGCAGAAATATTTGTTTGTCTATGGAGGACGAAATGGGAAGGATCCTGTGTTAGGGGACTGGCATTTTCTACACATGGACACAATGACCTGGGTCAGTTTACCAGTTGAAGGGCCAGAACCTGATGCTCGACACTCTCATAGTGCTTGCAGTTGGAAGGAAGGAGCCCTCATTGTAGGAGGTCTGAGTGTTTCAGAGGAACCTCTGGACTCTGTATACTTTCTGAAACCAGTCTCTAATGGATTCTGTTGGGAAAGGTTAGAGGTCCAGCCACCCATCACCCCAAGGTATTCTCACACAGCCCATGTATTTGATGGAAAACTGCTGCTGGTGGGAGGGGTCTGGATCCATTCCTCCTCTGTTCCCGGAGTGACAGTGATTGATTTGACCACGAGACTGAGTTCTGAGTACCGTATTGACACAACCTATGTTCCATGGCCTCTAATGCTTCACAACCATACCAGCATCTTGCTACCAGAAGAGCAACAATTGCTCCTTCTTGGAGGGGGTGGGAACTGTTTTTCATTTGGTACCCACTTTAATCCCCATCCTGTCACTTTGGACATTACTTCTTTGAGATCTAGGCAATGACTGCTGCTGTTCATGTAGTAAGTTGGTTGAGTTTGGGTGAAGAGTGCCCAGATTTAGGAACCTAATCTTTCTCCATCTTCAAAAATAGTGAATGGAGATTTTTCTCTTGAGAGAAAATTTTTGTGCAGAAAATCACAGATAGGGCAATTAAATTATAACAACAGTTGAGGTCATGAACATATGTGAACATAACTGGGGTTGTAATTAGATACTGGAACCACACACCAGTCAGTGGCTTAAGAGCTGGGACTTCTAGTCCCCATATAAAGTAACCAGTTCAACAatcttaatttttcatcttttcccaaGTCTGCCTCAATTTATCCATCTTTCTAGTTGCACTGACCTTTGGACTTAATAAAGTTCTgactcatttataaagtgagtaATATTTGTATCATCCAAGTTGTGACAAAATGTACTGGTGAAATATTTTGAGTTTTCTATAGATATAGTCCTGAGTATAGTGTTACTTATATTTGAAGGAAGTCGGTAATGTCCAATTCAGTTCTAAAATTAATGGAGCCCTAAAATTAATTCATAGCTAGTATCTTCAAGAAACCATACCACTATGAAGCACAAACAGAAGCACAAAAGAACACTGAGACATCTTAAATAAGAACAGGGGAGGAATTCTCAAGAAAACTtgtaaatcttcccatgttttacCAGTTGTGTTTGTCAGTATATAATAAGTTTGGGTTACAAATTTCCAGTTAGCTTGTTTGTTTAagttggatttttgtttttgttaaaattaACTTATCAATTTACTTTGTATGAATTTATAATTTGTCCCTCTCTCCAAATATAAATCAGAACCCTCATCTTAAATATAATATAGCAAAAACaaatcttcattttctccatcCCCCAAAATATGTTTCTCTCTTTTAACATTTTAAGTTCATTACCTCTGGCAGGAGGTGGGTTTGCTGTGTCATCTTTAATCTCCTGAGCTCATGGTTTAttactgcattgatcagagtctAAAGTCTTTAATCATGTCGTATAAATTTGTTCATGTTTTGCTCATTTCAGTCTATATCAGTTCATTGagactttcctagtttcctttgaAACTATTCTCTTATGTAATATTCCACTGTATTTATACATCATAATTTGTTTCACCATTCCCCAATAAGAAAGCTACTTAGTTTCCAACTTTGGGCTATTGGGAAAAGATCTACTGTGATATTTTTGAACTTTTGGGGGTttaggcctagtagtggtatatCTGGGTATGGTTTATAACTTTTGGAGCTTAGCTTCATGCtcattttccagaatggctggactaatTCACAGATGCACCTTTTTCCCTCAGCTCcttcaacatttgttattttttctttatttttgatgaGTGTGAGATTAAACCTCAAAGGTGCTTTAATATTGCATTTCTCTAGTGACTTAAAGCacttttaaatgataaataacttggattctttttctgaaaacttttgttatatcctttggccatttatctacTGGGGATTAGTTTTCAGTTTTATACATTTGGATCAGTTCTTTACATATCTTGagaatgaaacctttatcagagaaacttgttaaaATCAGTTGATTTTgtacagtgccttgcacacagttCATACAATAAAGAACTGTTAATGATGAATCCTGAATTCTCAACCTTAAATCTGAACCTCCTGCCTGAGCTTTATCTTACCTCCTGCTCAAAATACAGTCACGTGAGGAGGAAAGTACAAATATTTACCCtctttttagaaatgaagaaatgacttgcccaaggttacatgattacAAGTGTAAGATCTTCTTTATGCTAACGTGCATTTATGCCAGCCATAGCCTTTTAGGCCTCAGCTTTAAGCAGGTATGCATGGGGAAAAGTCCCACAGGCAACAGTTTCAGAACAGGAGTCCAAAGGCTTCTAAGTGGAAATCTTGAAGCAGGTAAGACCAGAACCAGGAATGAGGAGAGTGGTCTAAAGTGGACAGCCCCTCACAGGAGAAACTATAAGTTGCTGATGTATGTATTTATGTCCCAAGGAAAAGTTTTAGGAATGATACTGCATGATATTATGTGGGAAGATTATACCTCTGTTCTCTGAGAGGAGTCCTGGGTCTGAAGGGCATTTGTAATtaagaataattataattatacagcATAGTCTGTAGAGCACATTTGAGGTGCCTAGATAGTATAGTAGACTGGGTGTTGGGCctgtagttaggaagacctaagttcaaatttggcctcagacatgtactttctatttgactttgggtatatcacttaacctctccatatctcagttatctcatttgtaaaatggggataatactataACCTACTTcctaggatttttgtgaggatcaaatgagattataaaacACTTCAGCGCAGTGTCAATATgagctatataaattttatttttaccccaGGATTTGTTGTAGCAGATTTATCAACATTTAAAGCATATTAAGTAACcccaaggaaaacaaaattaaaaaaaaaaacctggataaCCCCAAGGTCCCAAGCTGGAGATGTGGGTCAAAATCAGAGCTACTAATAGACTGAAAATAGGGGAACTAGTGCATCTTTGGGGGAGCTGCAAATTAGGCCAATAATTCTGGAAATAACTATAGGAGGTATAATCTTATATAATCTTTGGTTTTGTTGTAGGTCATCATGATATAGAGGATTAAGTGGCCTCAGTCATGAATCTGAGTTCCAGTTCcattattaactgtgtgatcatatgaagttacttaacttctcagagCCTTGGCTTCCTTATTTATaaagagaagattaaaaaatacTTGGTCTACTGACTTCATGAGGTTATTCTGAGGAAGGTTCTGTGCAAGTCTTAAATTGAGACTGATGTGCAAGTGATTTATTCTCTAGCCTAGAACCACCTTGGTCTACAGGGGTCCTTTAGATGCGGGGGTTATGGACACAACTGGCCTTTCAATACTGCTGCTATATATCCAAAAGCCTATTCCATAATGAACACAAGCACCTAAATTCCCTGCAGAAGTGCTCTTAGAGGCCTTCAAGCAAATACTTTCCCATCCAGGTGTCTGTGAGCTAGATCTAGAATCACTGTGAACTTCAGAGACCTTATCTTTCCTTCTTGTTAGCTGGTTCCACTTTCCCAAGATTAGTCTAGAAAGAGACTCAAGTGGGAGGGcaccaaaaagagaaagaaaaaatttattataattatctgtttaatatgtaccaggcattatgctGAGCAGAGGGGacacaaatacaagaaaaaaataaagacagttccCATTGTCCTcttgggaaggagaaaataaatacaaaagggaGCCAAAAAGCCCTGGGGTGGAAGGCAAGAGAAAGGAAACTGAATCAGGAGAAGAATGATAGCTGCCATGTTGGCCTTGGccctccctccccaaaaaagACAGAATTGGAGGCttaggttaaataacttgtccaaggttacataattAGCAAGTGCATCTGTGCCCCAGGAGGGATTTCACCTAGGGAGAAGGAGATCTGTGTTTTAAAAGGGATGTTCCTAGATGAGAAGGCAGCTTAAGGATGATTAGAAAAGTATAGATGATCAGAATCAAAACAAATCCACTTGTTCCCCACTCCTAGAAAAAATGCCAGCATAGCATAGGAGAGAAAACCCTAAACTTGGAAtgagaagatctaggttcaagtcccatct is from Gracilinanus agilis isolate LMUSP501 chromosome 2, AgileGrace, whole genome shotgun sequence and encodes:
- the LCMT2 gene encoding tRNA wybutosine-synthesizing protein 4, which produces MGPRGRRAGAVQSTNDSSSLSKCSLAAHGYVRDPFAALLVSGAPRRAPLIHRGYYVRARAVRHCVHAFLERATSEGSAPDRQILSLGAGSDSLYFRLKVAGRLAQAAMWEVDFPDVAERKAARIRATPELAALAGPPLSAVESGPGSALHFASQDYRLLGCDLRNLPALRDALEATGLDTAAPTLLLAEAVLTYLEASNAAALLAWAAGYFADALFVLYEQIGPHDPFGQVMQLHFQRLNSPLHGLDSFPDVAAQRRRFLNAGWQACSAVDMNEFYRGFLSAEERRRVETLEPFDEFEEWHLKCSHYFILAASTVAAAGLAQTLLLPPGEALPRVEPAPPVGVLSARILEEYEGFDLKRFGHATVLLGSNVILSTGGFGEQEGRHSRMSKCHMLLRPKGSRWNASSGCGTGTQWDGRLFHTMTSFSETLVLVLGGRLSPMTPALGMYWLSCPYPAGKDADNPKVTITEVGPEAEFPSPRWRHSAAKVLCQRQKYLFVYGGRNGKDPVLGDWHFLHMDTMTWVSLPVEGPEPDARHSHSACSWKEGALIVGGLSVSEEPLDSVYFLKPVSNGFCWERLEVQPPITPRYSHTAHVFDGKLLLVGGVWIHSSSVPGVTVIDLTTRLSSEYRIDTTYVPWPLMLHNHTSILLPEEQQLLLLGGGGNCFSFGTHFNPHPVTLDITSLRSRQ